From the genome of Rhizophagus irregularis chromosome 29, complete sequence, one region includes:
- a CDS encoding uncharacterized protein (SECRETED:cutsite_VTS-IP; SECRETED:prob_0.8224); SECRETED:SignalP(1-22) → MNSKIFTIFTILFVLLATFVTSIPIEKRAKKVIHVTSPGKGPWALKSDQVVSWWCNECKSDEDVIVRIIQKKSSSSNVEVYKKDGKNAFDGHLQFTIGKDWDVKKKYFAEVTLKSDSKVVGKGVEFGIFKP, encoded by the exons ATGAACAGCAAAATCTTTACCATCTTTACAATTCTTTTTGTCTTGCTCGCGACATTTGTAACCTCTATTCCAATTGAGAAGCGTGCTAAAAAAGTTATTCATGTAACTTCTCCAGGAAAAGGTCCATGGGCATTAAAATCAGATCAAGTTGTTAGTTGGTGGTGCAACGAATGTAAATCAGATg AGGATGTTATCGTTCGAATTATCCAGAAAAAATCATCTTCTTCTAATGTTGAAGTTTACAAAAAGGAT gGAAAAAATGCTTTTGATGGACATCTTCAATTTACAATTGGAAAAGATTGGGATGTTAAGAAGAAATATTTTGCCGAAGTTACACTCAAAAGTGATTCTAAAGTTGTTGGTAAAGGTGttgaatttggaatttttaaaccTTAA